A window of Ictalurus furcatus strain D&B chromosome 18, Billie_1.0, whole genome shotgun sequence contains these coding sequences:
- the fkbp2 gene encoding peptidyl-prolyl cis-trans isomerase FKBP2: MRLYLFLAVTLMTILMEVVNGAEKKKLQIGIKKRVENCPIKSRKGDVLNMHYTGRLEDGTEFDSSIPRNQPFTFTLGTGQVIKGWDQGLLGMCEGEKRKLVIPSELGYGDRGAPPKIPGGATLIFEVELLSIERRSDL, encoded by the exons ATGAGGCTGTATTTGTTTCTAGCTGTGACCCTGATGACCATTCTCATGGAGGTGGTAAACGGGGCTGAGAAGAAGAAGCTCCAGATCGGGATAAAGAAAAGAGTGGAAAACTGTCCCATCAAGTCACGGAAGGGGGACGTACTGAACATGCACTACACC GGAAGGCTGGAGGACGGGACTGAATTTGACAGCAGCATACCGAGGAATCAGCCCTTCACCTTCACCCTGGGGACTGGGCAAGTCATTAAGGGCTGGGACCAGGGGCTGCTAGG AatgtgtgagggagagaagaggaagCTGGTCATCCCATCTGAGCTCG GTTATGGTGACAGAGGTGCACCACCCAAAATCCCAG GTGGAGCCACTCTCATCTTTGAAGTGGAGCTGTTGAGCATTGAAAGAAGATCTGATTTATAG
- the ppp1r14ba gene encoding protein phosphatase 1, regulatory (inhibitor) subunit 14Ba, whose product MAAITSPESSAQPRVYFQTPPGTEEEVPQKQGRVTVKYDRKELRRRLNLEEWIVSQLMTLYDCEEDEVPELEIDVDELLDLPSDVERAIRVKMLLVDCYKPNDDFVAALLEKVRGMQKLNTPQKKGDITP is encoded by the exons ATGGCGGCAATAACGAGCCCGGAATCGAGCGCTCAGCCCCGGGTCTATTTCCAGACGCCTCCTGGTACTGAAGAAGAAGTTCCACAGAAGCAAGGACGAGTGACGGTGAAATATGACCGAAAGGAGCTGAGGAGGAGGCTGAATTTGGAGGAGTGGATAGTTAGTCAGTTAATGACTTTATACGACTGCGAG GAAGATGAAGTGCCCGAGCTAGAGATTGACGTGGACGAGCTGCTGGACCTGCCCAGTGATGTAGAGAGAGCCATCAGAGTGAAG ATGCTGCTTGTTGACTGTTACAAACCTAATGAT GACTTTGTGGCTGCACTGTTGGAGAAGGTGCGAGGCATGCAGAAGCTCAATACCCCACAGAAGAAGGGGGACATAACCCCATGA